The following proteins are encoded in a genomic region of Mus caroli unplaced genomic scaffold, CAROLI_EIJ_v1.1 scaffold_18589_1, whole genome shotgun sequence:
- the LOC110288276 gene encoding putative vomeronasal receptor-like protein 4, translated as MIWSNLIQSIIFLSLIGLGVLGNIILFVRHLYTFIIGPDKKNLDVIVIHLAFVNTIIVYCIGVRDIATIFYIRNFLGDVGCKTIIYLERVARGLSICTTCLLSMVQAVTISPRTTLWRKLKPQTAWHILAVLLLFWIFNSLISSNLLHYITPGSSMNRSEIGMFTGYCYMLPSKPTVKWLFLSFMALRDVIFQSLMGWSSGSMALHLYKHHVHVLYLHSSRSANNSRPEIRATQRVLTLMACFLFFYWADLIFSLYIGSTVTHDSTILNIKAFLVLSYAGLSPYVLIIKDVCVSKPCCVP; from the coding sequence ATGATTTGGAGTAACCTCATCCAAAGTATAATTTTCTTGTCACTTATTGGACTTGGAGTTTTAGGAAACATCATATTATTTGTGAGACATTTGTATACTTTCATCATAGGTCCtgataaaaaaaatttagatgTCATTGTCATACACTTGGCTTTTGTAAACACAATCATTGTTTATTGCATAGGGGTCAGAGACATAGCCACAATTTTTTACATCAGAAACTTCCTAGGTGATGTTGGTTGTAAAACTATAATTTATCTAGAAAGGGTTGCTCGTGGCCTCTCCATCTGTACCACCTGTCTCCTCAGCATGGTCCAGGCTGTCACCATCAGTCCCAGGACCACACTGTGGAGAAAGCTCAAACCACAGACAGCATGGCATATTCTTGCCGTTCTCCTCCTCTTTTGGATCTTTAATTCCCTTATAAGCTCGAATTTGCTGCACTATATCACACCAGGCAGTAGCATGAATAGGTCTGAAATTGGGATGTTTACTGGATATTGTTATATGCTACCATCCAAGCCCACAGTTAAGTGGCTGTTCCTCTCTTTCATGGCTCTTCGTGATGTCATTTTTCAGAGTCTCATGGGATGGAGCAGTGGGTCAATGGCTCTACATCTATATAAACATCATGTCCATGTCCTCTATCTTCACAGTTCCAGGTCTGCAAATAATTCTAGGCCAGAAATCAGAGCTACCCAGAGGGTTCTCACACTCATGgcatgtttccttttcttttattgggcAGATTTGATTTTCTCCTTATATATAGGTTCTACAGTGACACATGATTCCACAATACTAAATATTAAAGCATTTTTAGTTCTTAGTTATGCTGGTCTCAGCCCCTATGTCTTGATCATCAAAGATGTCTGTGTTTCTAAGCCTTGCTGTGTTCCCTAA